In a genomic window of Bradyrhizobium sp. LLZ17:
- a CDS encoding TRAP transporter small permease subunit produces the protein MTALLKLSGGIDAFTRWTGKRLAWLILVAVIISAANAIVRKAFDTSSNSWLELQWVLFSIVFLLCSSWTLLDNEHIRIDIVNAMLPKPARNIIDVIGHLFFLIPLTVVMLVTGVPFFLRSFQINEQSGNAGGLPQWPAKSLIMIGFAMLLVQGISELIKRIAIMRGMIPDPHESQISALEAEVEHLVEAIEQK, from the coding sequence TTGACAGCGCTCCTGAAATTGAGCGGCGGGATTGACGCGTTTACACGCTGGACCGGCAAACGGCTGGCCTGGCTGATTCTGGTCGCCGTGATCATCTCGGCGGCGAATGCGATCGTGCGCAAGGCCTTCGACACCTCGTCCAATTCCTGGCTCGAGCTACAATGGGTGCTGTTCAGCATCGTGTTCCTGCTGTGCTCGTCCTGGACGCTGCTCGATAACGAGCACATCCGGATCGACATCGTTAACGCCATGCTGCCGAAGCCGGCTCGCAACATCATCGACGTGATCGGCCACCTTTTCTTCCTGATCCCGCTGACGGTCGTCATGCTCGTCACCGGCGTGCCCTTCTTCCTGCGTTCGTTCCAGATCAACGAGCAATCCGGCAATGCCGGCGGCTTGCCGCAATGGCCCGCCAAGTCACTCATCATGATCGGCTTCGCGATGCTGCTCGTGCAGGGAATCTCCGAGTTGATCAAACGGATCGCCATCATGCGCGGCATGATTCCGGATCCTCACGAGTCGCAGATTTCGGCGCTGGAGGCCGAAGTCGAGCACCTCGTCGAAGCGATCGAACAGAAGTAG
- a CDS encoding TRAP transporter large permease subunit — MTAFIIANMAPIMFASLVVVLLLGYPAAFSLGAVGLFFAVIGIQLGQFHPDFLQALPERVYGVMNNDTLLAIPFFTFMGLVLERSGMAEDLLDTIGQLFGTIRGGLAYAVVFVGALLAATTGVVAASVISMGLISLPIMLRYGYDRRVATGIIAASGTLAQIIPPSLVLIVMADQLGKSVGDMYEGAFIPGLVLAGLYAGYAFLVSLIFPKAVPGLPKEAIGFREESGSRGLPSLGVLFLASCVFGWFMMRNSETHGADFVVLSMFFGIVFAFAVAVVNWIVEKLTGFRFLSKMAQQTTFVMVPPLFLIFLVLGTIFIGIATPTEGGAMGAAGALILGAAKGRLSWDLVRQATESTAKLSAFVVFILVGARVFSLTFYGVSGHVWVEHLLTSLPGGQVGFLLFVNAFVFVLAFFLDFFELAFIVIPLLGPAAEHLGIDLIWFGVILGVNMQTSFMHPPFGFALFYLRSVAPKERYTDRVTGKRMEPVTTGQIYWGAVPFVVIQVIMVVLVITFPSMVMHYKGVQSTIDPNTIKIEIPQIDLPPLDFGQPKQ, encoded by the coding sequence ATGACCGCGTTTATTATCGCCAATATGGCGCCGATCATGTTCGCGTCGCTGGTGGTCGTGCTGCTGCTCGGCTACCCGGCGGCGTTTTCGCTCGGCGCCGTAGGCCTGTTCTTCGCCGTGATCGGCATCCAGCTCGGTCAATTCCACCCGGACTTCCTGCAGGCTCTGCCTGAGCGCGTCTACGGCGTGATGAACAACGACACCTTGCTCGCTATTCCGTTCTTCACGTTCATGGGATTGGTGCTCGAGCGCTCCGGCATGGCCGAAGATCTGCTCGATACGATCGGCCAATTGTTCGGCACGATCCGCGGCGGCCTCGCCTATGCCGTCGTCTTCGTCGGCGCCCTGCTCGCGGCGACCACGGGCGTCGTCGCCGCATCGGTGATCTCGATGGGCCTGATCTCGCTGCCGATCATGCTGCGCTACGGATACGATCGCCGTGTCGCGACAGGTATCATTGCAGCGTCCGGCACGCTGGCGCAGATCATTCCGCCTTCTCTCGTCCTGATCGTGATGGCCGACCAGCTCGGCAAGTCGGTCGGCGACATGTACGAGGGCGCCTTCATTCCGGGCCTCGTGCTCGCGGGCCTTTACGCCGGCTACGCCTTTCTGGTCAGCCTGATCTTCCCGAAGGCCGTGCCGGGCCTCCCGAAGGAAGCAATCGGCTTCCGCGAGGAAAGCGGCAGCCGTGGTCTGCCTTCGCTCGGCGTGCTGTTCCTGGCAAGCTGCGTGTTCGGCTGGTTCATGATGCGGAATTCCGAGACGCATGGCGCCGATTTCGTCGTGCTGAGCATGTTCTTCGGCATCGTGTTTGCGTTCGCCGTCGCCGTCGTGAACTGGATCGTCGAGAAGCTCACGGGCTTCCGCTTCCTCTCGAAGATGGCACAGCAGACCACCTTCGTAATGGTGCCGCCGCTGTTCCTGATCTTCCTGGTGCTCGGCACCATCTTCATCGGCATCGCCACTCCGACCGAAGGCGGCGCGATGGGTGCCGCCGGCGCCCTGATTCTCGGCGCCGCGAAGGGCCGGCTGAGCTGGGACCTCGTTCGCCAGGCCACAGAATCGACGGCCAAGCTTTCCGCTTTCGTCGTTTTCATTCTGGTCGGCGCGCGCGTGTTCTCGCTGACCTTCTACGGCGTCAGCGGGCATGTCTGGGTCGAGCATCTGCTGACCTCGCTGCCCGGCGGCCAGGTCGGCTTCCTGCTCTTCGTCAACGCGTTCGTATTCGTGCTGGCCTTCTTCCTCGACTTCTTCGAGCTCGCCTTCATCGTCATCCCGCTGCTCGGACCTGCCGCCGAACATCTCGGCATCGACCTGATCTGGTTCGGCGTGATCCTCGGCGTGAACATGCAGACCTCGTTCATGCACCCGCCATTCGGCTTCGCATTGTTTTATCTGCGATCGGTCGCACCCAAGGAGCGCTACACCGACCGCGTCACCGGCAAGCGCATGGAGCCGGTGACGACCGGCCAGATCTATTGGGGCGCGGTGCCGTTCGTCGTGATCCAGGTCATCATGGTGGTGCTCGTGATCACGTTCCCGTCGATGGTCATGCACTACAAGGGCGTGCAGTCCACCATCGATCCCAACACCATCAAGATCGAGATCCCGCAGATCGATCTGCCGCCGCTGGATTTCGGCCAGCCGAAGCAATAA
- a CDS encoding M20/M25/M40 family metallo-hydrolase, producing the protein MSRSHSAPSLVAPLIACLSLACAANAVRAEPIANVVADVHALAQKEQQPLLDTLHDLVSIESGSKDVEGLNQIAERVAGQLRQLGGTVEILQPSDIYRLDDTPEKIGPAVHAVFNGTGSKKIMLIAHMDTVYLKGMLKDQPFRIDGDKAYGLGIADDKQGVALILHSVALLQKLNFKDYGTLTVLTNGDEEISSPGWRSTITKFASDQDAVFSFEGGGTDGTLRLATSGIGSAYLTVTGKSSHAGARPEGGVNALYELSHQVLQMKDLSKPELGLKLNWTVSKAGTNRNVIPAEATAQADARALKVSDFDELEKALQDKIKNRLLPESRVALKFEVRRPPLEANDASRRIAAYGKTIYGEIGLPLKVDEKATGGGTDAAFAALKTRGAVVEGMGLSGFGAHSNDAEYVKLDSIVPRLYLTTRMIMDLSTGKLN; encoded by the coding sequence ATGTCTCGATCGCATTCCGCTCCATCGCTTGTTGCTCCGTTGATCGCGTGCCTCTCGCTGGCATGTGCCGCAAACGCTGTGCGCGCCGAGCCCATTGCGAATGTCGTGGCCGATGTTCACGCGCTGGCCCAAAAGGAGCAGCAGCCGCTGCTCGACACCCTGCACGATCTCGTCAGCATCGAATCCGGCAGCAAGGACGTCGAAGGCCTGAACCAGATCGCCGAGCGCGTGGCCGGTCAGCTCAGGCAGCTCGGCGGTACGGTTGAGATCCTGCAGCCCAGCGACATCTATCGCCTCGACGACACGCCGGAGAAGATCGGCCCGGCCGTGCACGCCGTCTTCAACGGTACCGGCAGCAAGAAGATCATGCTGATCGCCCACATGGACACGGTCTACCTCAAGGGCATGCTGAAGGACCAGCCGTTCCGGATCGACGGCGACAAGGCCTACGGGCTCGGCATTGCCGACGACAAGCAGGGCGTCGCGCTCATTCTCCATTCGGTAGCGTTGCTTCAGAAGCTGAATTTCAAGGACTACGGCACCCTCACTGTGCTCACCAATGGCGATGAGGAGATTTCCTCGCCGGGCTGGCGCAGCACCATCACCAAATTTGCGTCGGATCAGGATGCGGTGTTCTCGTTTGAAGGCGGCGGCACCGACGGCACGCTGCGGCTCGCCACCAGCGGCATCGGCTCGGCCTATCTCACCGTGACCGGCAAATCCTCGCACGCGGGCGCGCGGCCCGAGGGCGGCGTCAATGCGCTCTACGAGCTCTCGCACCAGGTGCTCCAGATGAAGGACCTGTCAAAGCCCGAGCTGGGCCTGAAGCTGAACTGGACCGTCTCCAAGGCCGGCACCAACCGCAACGTGATCCCGGCCGAGGCCACGGCCCAGGCCGATGCGCGCGCGCTCAAGGTGTCGGATTTCGACGAGCTGGAGAAGGCACTGCAGGACAAGATCAAGAATCGCCTGCTGCCCGAGTCCAGGGTTGCGCTGAAATTCGAGGTGCGCCGTCCTCCGCTCGAGGCCAACGACGCCTCGCGCCGCATCGCGGCCTACGGCAAGACGATCTACGGAGAGATCGGACTCCCGCTCAAGGTCGACGAGAAAGCGACCGGCGGCGGCACCGACGCGGCCTTTGCCGCGCTCAAGACCAGGGGCGCGGTGGTGGAAGGCATGGGCCTGTCGGGCTTCGGCGCACACTCCAACGATGCCGAATATGTAAAGCTCGACAGCATCGTGCCGCGGCTTTATCTGACCACACGCATGATCATGGACCTGTCCACCGGCAAGCTGAACTAG
- a CDS encoding tannase/feruloyl esterase family alpha/beta hydrolase has protein sequence MQTLALEQTTITSASDVISGVFAIPGTNPAQYITGLPTFCRVTATIAPTADSSIKIEVWLPESTWGGRFLGLGSGGFGGFIDYGSLAFRLKAGYAVANTGLGTGVSGCTNYFCGSNGNQGNTLAIALGEPAHPTAGLYGHPERITDFGHRAIHLMTVQGKAITAAFYQRNADKSYFFGCSTGGQNALMEAQRYPDDYDGIVAGAAPFNRSRSYGSTPYGWQIAHATPGRLMQSGQMSLINKAVLAHCAGRDGGVNTDQFLSDPRDCHFDPKVLQCTGGNLPPACLTAEQVTRMQSYYAGAIDPVNGDVVFPAYSRGTEIEDVSALGIMAKQQLPEPLSDGPLYWVFGPGFGQPGSVINYTNFDIHRDLKAVDDQLAEPLNANSTDLSAFRAHGGKLIMYHGWADQGVPSQVSINYFNALVEHDRRDFEPSRPHVEEALFDRRGGRRSALERTQSYARLYMVPGMHHCTGGPGPNSFALLPSLVNWVENGTAPDAVTATKYVNDTPPNVQMTRPLCVFPKIARYNGSGSTNDAASFTCISDEHDFNQKPAPQYGP, from the coding sequence TTGCAAACGCTCGCTCTGGAGCAGACGACCATCACGTCGGCGAGTGATGTCATCTCCGGCGTGTTCGCCATTCCAGGCACCAACCCGGCGCAGTACATCACGGGGTTACCAACGTTTTGTCGCGTCACGGCGACGATCGCGCCCACGGCCGACTCCTCGATCAAGATCGAGGTCTGGCTGCCGGAAAGCACATGGGGCGGACGATTTCTCGGTCTCGGAAGTGGCGGGTTCGGCGGCTTCATCGACTACGGCTCTCTCGCCTTTCGCCTCAAAGCCGGATATGCGGTCGCCAACACCGGTCTCGGCACCGGCGTCTCGGGGTGCACCAATTATTTCTGCGGTTCCAACGGCAATCAGGGCAACACGCTCGCAATTGCGTTAGGGGAGCCGGCCCATCCGACCGCCGGTCTCTATGGGCACCCGGAACGGATCACGGATTTCGGCCATCGGGCGATTCACCTGATGACAGTGCAGGGCAAGGCGATCACCGCGGCGTTCTATCAGCGGAACGCGGACAAGAGCTATTTCTTCGGTTGCTCGACCGGCGGCCAGAACGCGTTGATGGAGGCGCAGCGCTATCCTGATGACTACGACGGCATCGTGGCCGGCGCAGCGCCCTTCAACCGCTCACGGTCGTATGGATCAACGCCTTATGGGTGGCAGATCGCGCACGCAACTCCTGGAAGGCTCATGCAGAGCGGCCAGATGTCATTGATCAACAAGGCGGTGCTGGCGCACTGCGCCGGCCGGGATGGCGGGGTCAACACCGACCAATTCTTGTCGGATCCGCGCGACTGCCATTTCGATCCAAAGGTTCTGCAATGTACGGGCGGTAACCTTCCGCCGGCGTGCCTTACCGCCGAGCAGGTCACGCGGATGCAGAGTTACTACGCCGGCGCTATCGATCCCGTGAACGGCGATGTGGTCTTTCCCGCCTATTCGCGCGGCACCGAGATTGAAGACGTCAGCGCTCTCGGCATCATGGCAAAGCAGCAGCTTCCGGAGCCGCTCTCTGACGGCCCCTTATATTGGGTGTTCGGTCCAGGCTTCGGCCAGCCGGGCAGTGTCATCAACTACACGAATTTCGACATTCACCGCGATCTCAAGGCCGTGGACGACCAACTCGCCGAGCCGCTGAATGCCAACAGCACCGATCTCAGCGCGTTCCGCGCGCATGGTGGCAAGCTGATCATGTATCATGGTTGGGCCGATCAGGGTGTTCCGTCGCAAGTCAGCATCAACTATTTCAATGCGCTCGTGGAGCACGACAGGCGCGATTTCGAGCCCTCTCGGCCTCATGTCGAGGAGGCGCTGTTCGATCGCAGGGGCGGCAGGCGATCGGCGCTGGAGAGGACCCAGAGCTATGCCCGGCTTTACATGGTTCCCGGCATGCATCACTGCACCGGCGGACCCGGTCCCAACTCCTTTGCTCTGCTGCCCTCGCTCGTGAACTGGGTCGAGAACGGCACGGCGCCGGATGCGGTCACCGCGACCAAATATGTCAACGACACTCCGCCCAATGTGCAGATGACGCGGCCGCTTTGCGTGTTTCCGAAAATCGCGAGATACAATGGAAGCGGCAGCACGAACGACGCGGCGAGCTTCACTTGCATTTCCGACGAGCATGACTTCAACCAGAAGCCGGCTCCGCAGTACGGGCCCTGA